A portion of the Parasedimentitalea marina genome contains these proteins:
- the carA gene encoding glutamine-hydrolyzing carbamoyl-phosphate synthase small subunit, producing MADTASFKPTACLAMADGTVFYGAGFGATGQTVAELCFNTAMTGYQEIMTDPSYAGQIVTFTFPHIGNTGVTPEDDETGNPVAAGMVVKWDPTLASNWRSTEELKDWLTRTGRIAIGGIDTRRLTREIRRQGAPHVALAHDPDGNFDVEALVASARAWAGLEGMDLAKEVTCAQSYRWNEMRWAWPDGYPKQTNPAHKVVAIDYGAKRNILRCLASAGCDVTVLPATATAEEVLAHNPDGVFLSNGPGDPAATGEYAVPMIKTILDTTELPVFGICLGHQMLALALGAKTIKMNHGHHGANHPVKEIQTGKVEITSMNHGFAVDAQTLPEGVVETHVSLFDGSNCGIRLDGRPVFSVQQHPEASPGPQDSFYLFERFAEAMAASNTVEA from the coding sequence ATGGCCGATACTGCCTCGTTCAAGCCCACCGCATGCCTGGCTATGGCTGATGGTACAGTGTTTTATGGCGCTGGTTTTGGCGCCACTGGACAAACCGTTGCCGAGCTCTGCTTTAACACCGCAATGACCGGCTACCAAGAGATCATGACGGATCCGTCATATGCTGGTCAAATCGTCACCTTCACTTTCCCTCATATCGGTAACACAGGTGTGACGCCGGAAGATGACGAAACCGGCAATCCAGTGGCTGCAGGCATGGTGGTCAAGTGGGATCCGACCTTGGCCAGCAACTGGCGCAGCACTGAAGAATTGAAAGACTGGCTGACCCGGACAGGGCGCATTGCCATCGGCGGTATCGACACCCGCCGCCTGACCCGCGAGATCCGGCGGCAAGGGGCGCCGCATGTGGCACTGGCACATGATCCTGACGGAAATTTCGATGTCGAGGCTCTGGTGGCTTCCGCCCGCGCTTGGGCTGGGCTGGAAGGCATGGATCTGGCAAAAGAGGTCACCTGCGCGCAAAGCTATCGCTGGAATGAGATGCGGTGGGCTTGGCCTGATGGCTACCCCAAGCAGACGAACCCAGCACACAAAGTTGTCGCGATCGACTATGGCGCCAAGCGCAACATCCTGCGGTGCCTGGCTTCGGCTGGATGTGATGTCACCGTGTTGCCCGCCACTGCCACCGCCGAAGAAGTCTTGGCGCATAACCCGGATGGTGTCTTTCTGTCCAATGGCCCTGGCGACCCCGCCGCAACCGGCGAATACGCCGTTCCAATGATCAAGACGATCCTTGATACGACTGAACTGCCGGTCTTTGGTATCTGCCTTGGCCACCAGATGCTGGCACTGGCGCTGGGTGCAAAGACCATAAAAATGAACCACGGCCACCATGGCGCCAACCACCCGGTCAAAGAAATCCAGACTGGCAAGGTCGAGATCACTTCGATGAACCATGGATTCGCCGTTGATGCGCAAACGCTGCCTGAAGGTGTCGTGGAAACTCATGTGTCACTGTTCGATGGGTCAAACTGCGGCATCCGCCTGGATGGCCGTCCGGTATTCTCCGTTCAACAGCACCCCGAGGCCAGCCCCGGTCCACAAGATAGCTTCTACCTGTTTGAACGCTTTGCCGAAGCCATGGCGGCGAGCAACACGGTCGAGGCGTAA
- a CDS encoding GatB/YqeY domain-containing protein has protein sequence MDMRTRVNTALKQAMKDRAASRLATLRLINAAIKDMEIAARGDGEEITIADSDILAILSKMTKQRNESARAYEEGGRLDLAERELEEIAIIEEFLPKQLAEDEVVDAIRAAVAGTGANSIRDMGKVMGALKSKYTGQMDFGKVGPLVKDQLCSGGDC, from the coding sequence ATGGATATGCGCACACGAGTCAACACGGCTCTGAAGCAAGCAATGAAAGACCGGGCAGCAAGCCGCCTGGCGACGTTGCGCCTGATCAATGCTGCGATCAAGGACATGGAAATTGCCGCACGTGGTGATGGCGAAGAGATCACCATTGCCGATAGTGATATCTTGGCGATTCTCAGCAAGATGACCAAACAGCGCAACGAAAGTGCGCGCGCCTACGAAGAGGGCGGCCGTTTGGATCTGGCCGAGCGAGAGCTTGAGGAAATTGCCATCATCGAGGAATTCCTGCCCAAGCAATTGGCCGAGGATGAGGTGGTTGACGCCATTCGCGCCGCTGTCGCCGGAACCGGTGCCAATTCGATCCGCGACATGGGCAAAGTCATGGGCGCCCTAAAGTCGAAATACACCGGCCAGATGGATTTTGGCAAAGTCGGTCCATTGGTCAAGGATCAGCTGTGCTCGGGCGGCGACTGCTGA
- a CDS encoding DUF1127 domain-containing protein, with amino-acid sequence MSIAVTAQTLSTWSPLAVLKRSLSAIFTGLVNVAEANSRYHEVQNLQAMSDEQLAKKGLKRDDIVMHVFGHWM; translated from the coding sequence TCGCAGTAACAGCACAGACCCTATCAACCTGGTCCCCACTCGCTGTTCTCAAACGCAGCCTGTCGGCCATCTTTACCGGTCTCGTCAATGTCGCCGAAGCCAACTCGCGGTATCACGAAGTTCAAAACCTGCAGGCGATGAGCGACGAGCAACTGGCGAAAAAAGGCCTGAAGCGCGACGACATCGTCATGCACGTGTTTGGTCACTGGATGTAA
- a CDS encoding urease accessory protein UreF — MGAPIRMRIDPNLTLLQQWLSPAYPVGAFAYSHGFEAAVASGAIEGANDLRVWLQDLLTHGAGNSDPILLVAAYHSEDAETLLDIDQLARVFAPSKERLAETAQQGTAFCQTTAAISGHDMPDLTYPVGIGYAAQLHKLPLDMTTHMFVHSFISNLVAAAQRLMPVGQVEGQRILAEMAPMIEQSAQDALTSENTDLSGSCFLADIASMQHETQYSRMFRS; from the coding sequence ATGGGCGCACCCATTCGCATGCGCATTGATCCAAACCTAACCTTGTTGCAGCAATGGCTGTCGCCCGCCTACCCGGTGGGGGCTTTCGCTTATTCCCATGGTTTCGAGGCCGCAGTGGCATCCGGGGCTATTGAAGGGGCGAATGATCTAAGGGTCTGGCTACAGGACCTGCTGACCCATGGGGCCGGCAATAGTGATCCGATCCTGCTGGTCGCAGCCTATCACAGCGAAGATGCCGAGACGCTGCTGGACATCGATCAGCTGGCGCGGGTCTTTGCCCCCTCCAAAGAGCGGCTGGCCGAGACTGCGCAACAAGGCACGGCATTTTGCCAAACGACAGCGGCGATATCCGGCCATGATATGCCCGACCTGACCTACCCGGTCGGAATTGGCTATGCTGCCCAGTTGCACAAACTGCCACTGGACATGACCACGCATATGTTTGTGCACTCATTCATTTCCAACCTGGTGGCTGCAGCGCAGCGATTGATGCCAGTCGGTCAAGTCGAAGGACAGCGCATTCTGGCTGAGATGGCGCCGATGATAGAACAGTCGGCACAGGATGCACTTACGTCGGAAAACACCGATCTCAGCGGGTCCTGCTTTCTGGCCGATATCGCATCGATGCAACACGAAACTCAATACTCAAGGATGTTCCGCTCATGA
- the ureG gene encoding urease accessory protein UreG produces MSTFNGPLRIGIGGPVGAGKTTLTAALARVLTQTHSVGVITNDIYTQEDAEALMRMQVLPQDRVIGVETGGCPHTAIREDASINLAAIAEMQRRHPDLEIVLIESGGDNLSATFSPELADVTLYVIDVAAGEEIPRKGGPAITRSDVLVINKIDLAPYVGASLDVMDRDAKRMRGDGPFFFASLKHNKGVSDIIDALAEIGGFSTG; encoded by the coding sequence ATGAGCACTTTCAACGGCCCATTGCGCATTGGCATCGGCGGCCCTGTCGGGGCTGGCAAGACCACCCTGACCGCCGCACTGGCGCGCGTTTTGACACAGACCCACTCAGTCGGGGTCATCACCAATGACATTTACACGCAGGAAGACGCCGAGGCGCTGATGCGCATGCAGGTGCTGCCGCAGGACCGGGTGATTGGCGTGGAGACCGGCGGCTGTCCGCATACCGCGATTCGCGAGGATGCCTCGATCAATCTGGCCGCCATTGCCGAGATGCAGCGCAGGCATCCCGACCTTGAGATCGTGCTGATCGAAAGCGGCGGTGACAATCTGTCAGCGACTTTTAGTCCGGAACTGGCGGATGTAACCCTCTATGTCATCGACGTTGCCGCAGGCGAGGAAATCCCACGCAAAGGTGGCCCCGCCATTACCCGGTCAGATGTGCTGGTGATCAACAAAATAGACCTTGCCCCGTATGTCGGCGCTTCGCTAGACGTCATGGACAGAGATGCAAAGCGGATGCGCGGTGACGGGCCGTTTTTCTTTGCCAGCCTGAAACACAACAAAGGGGTCTCGGACATTATCGATGCACTGGCAGAGATCGGCGGTTTTTCAACAGGCTGA
- a CDS encoding glycosyltransferase family 2 protein yields the protein MRDQSVQFRKSQRVYPTPRPQQLLGRHLVDNHAVRDTDLLRALVLQRHQNAPLGHILISQGWANQDQVLEALSQQHGLQRVDLSNITAHTRLLNRKPAQFWLKHRAVPWLYSGTQLVVAIAHPEHFDTLKKALHGSFETIRPVLAAEDQITTFLTTHFRRDLALAASTRVPLHSSSRRRHRPSSLLPLMMLATLAGLTAYSPRIGFTLCCVLAVLTLSLFVALKMIGFLVHLATKAPDKKPPLAQRAPQKPLRLPRISMLVPLFHESEISKALLRRLKRLTYPRSLLEVILVLEEHDEITRAALAKATLPSWIKIVTVPQCGSLTTKPRAMNYALDFCHGDIIGVWDAEDAPARGQLEQVARTFETAADNVACLQGVLDYYNPRTNWLSRCFTLEYASWFRIVLPGLARLGLVIPLGGTTLFVKRDALERMGGWDAHNVTEDADLGVRLYRAGYRTKMITTTTHEEANCRPWPWIRQRSRWLKGFMVTYLVHMRQPRLLLAQLGWKRFLGFQAFFLGSVGQFLLAPFLWSFWLILLGLPHPSAVLMPTGVLFGTAIMLVVFECLAICISVTAAFACNRRSLALWAPTMILYFPLGAMAAYKALHELIWHPFFWDKTAHGHNTAEPENPQAPQS from the coding sequence ATGCGGGATCAGTCGGTTCAATTTCGCAAATCCCAGCGCGTATACCCGACGCCGCGCCCCCAACAATTGCTGGGCCGTCACCTTGTTGACAATCATGCAGTCCGGGACACCGATTTATTGCGGGCTCTGGTGCTGCAACGCCACCAGAATGCGCCCCTCGGCCATATTTTGATAAGCCAGGGCTGGGCCAATCAGGATCAGGTGCTAGAGGCCCTGTCGCAACAGCACGGTCTGCAACGGGTCGATCTCTCAAACATCACGGCACATACCCGACTGTTAAACCGCAAACCTGCGCAATTCTGGCTCAAGCATCGGGCTGTACCGTGGTTGTACTCCGGCACTCAACTTGTCGTCGCCATTGCCCACCCTGAGCATTTTGACACCCTAAAGAAGGCGTTGCACGGTAGCTTTGAAACCATCCGGCCAGTACTCGCCGCCGAGGATCAGATCACCACATTCCTGACCACGCATTTTCGCAGGGACCTGGCCTTGGCCGCCAGCACACGTGTCCCCCTGCACAGCAGCAGCCGACGGCGACACAGACCCAGCAGCCTGCTGCCCTTGATGATGCTTGCCACACTCGCCGGGCTAACTGCTTACTCTCCGCGGATAGGTTTTACCCTATGTTGTGTCTTGGCGGTGCTGACGTTAAGCCTGTTCGTTGCATTGAAAATGATCGGATTTCTAGTGCATCTGGCAACGAAGGCTCCTGACAAAAAACCGCCTCTGGCACAACGCGCTCCACAGAAGCCCCTCCGCCTGCCGCGCATTTCGATGCTGGTTCCCCTGTTCCACGAGTCCGAGATCAGCAAGGCCCTGCTGCGACGCCTTAAACGGCTAACATACCCGCGATCCTTGCTAGAAGTGATCCTGGTGCTCGAGGAACACGACGAGATCACCCGGGCTGCACTGGCCAAAGCCACGCTGCCGTCTTGGATAAAAATCGTAACCGTGCCGCAATGCGGTTCTTTGACCACCAAACCCCGTGCCATGAACTATGCGCTCGACTTTTGCCATGGGGACATCATCGGAGTCTGGGATGCCGAGGATGCACCGGCGCGCGGACAGCTGGAACAGGTTGCCCGCACATTTGAAACCGCCGCTGACAATGTTGCCTGTTTGCAGGGCGTATTGGACTATTACAATCCACGCACCAATTGGCTGTCTCGCTGTTTCACCCTGGAATATGCCAGCTGGTTTCGCATTGTCCTGCCGGGGCTTGCACGGCTGGGGCTGGTGATACCGCTGGGTGGCACAACCCTGTTTGTGAAACGCGACGCCCTGGAACGGATGGGCGGATGGGATGCCCATAACGTCACCGAAGACGCTGATCTTGGGGTCCGGCTGTATCGGGCAGGCTACAGAACCAAAATGATCACCACCACGACCCACGAAGAGGCCAATTGCCGCCCCTGGCCCTGGATCCGCCAGAGATCTCGCTGGCTGAAAGGTTTTATGGTGACCTATCTGGTCCACATGCGGCAGCCTAGATTGCTGCTGGCACAGCTGGGCTGGAAACGTTTTCTGGGGTTTCAGGCCTTTTTTCTGGGCAGTGTCGGCCAATTTCTGCTGGCACCATTTCTGTGGTCGTTCTGGCTGATCCTCCTGGGTCTGCCGCATCCCAGCGCAGTGCTGATGCCCACAGGCGTGCTGTTCGGCACCGCTATAATGCTGGTTGTTTTCGAATGCCTTGCAATCTGCATTTCGGTGACTGCGGCTTTTGCCTGCAATAGACGTAGCCTGGCACTTTGGGCGCCCACGATGATACTCTATTTTCCGCTTGGCGCGATGGCAGCCTACAAGGCCCTACACGAACTGATCTGGCACCCGTTCTTCTGGGACAAGACCGCCCATGGTCACAATACTGCAGAACCCGAAAACCCACAGGCGCCGCAATCCTGA
- a CDS encoding urease accessory protein UreE: protein MSAPSMTCRVYHGHAHDPAPVDRVVLDYNARFLRRKVLTTEGGETVLVDLPQTTSLDHSGVLLLENGGEIEVIAAPEKLLQITGDDLIRLAWHIGNRHTPCQIEPNRLLIQYDHVIHVMLKLLDASLTQVTEAFTPEGGAYGHGRTHSHAH, encoded by the coding sequence ATGAGCGCCCCGTCGATGACCTGCCGTGTCTATCACGGCCATGCGCATGACCCGGCCCCGGTTGATCGGGTCGTGCTAGACTACAACGCCCGTTTTTTGCGCCGCAAAGTGCTGACCACCGAGGGTGGCGAGACGGTGCTGGTCGACCTGCCCCAAACCACTTCGCTGGATCACAGTGGGGTGCTGCTGCTGGAAAACGGTGGCGAGATCGAGGTGATCGCAGCGCCAGAAAAGCTGTTGCAGATAACCGGTGACGATTTGATCCGGCTGGCCTGGCACATTGGCAACCGCCACACCCCCTGTCAGATAGAGCCCAACCGCCTGCTTATCCAGTATGACCACGTCATCCACGTCATGCTGAAACTATTGGACGCATCTCTTACCCAAGTGACCGAGGCCTTTACCCCCGAAGGTGGCGCCTATGGGCATGGGCGCACCCATTCGCATGCGCATTGA